In a single window of the Nycticebus coucang isolate mNycCou1 chromosome 13, mNycCou1.pri, whole genome shotgun sequence genome:
- the TP53INP1 gene encoding tumor protein p53-inducible nuclear protein 1 isoform X1 translates to MFQRLNKMFVGEVNTSSNQAPEFSEKEDDEWILVDFIDTCTGFSAEEEDDDDISEESPTEHPSVFSCLSASLECLADTSDSCFLQFESCPMEESWFITPPPCFTAGGLTTIKVETSPMENLLIEHPSMSVYAVHNSCPSLSEASCGTDELHNPSSPRVEAQNEMGQHIHCYVAALSAHTTFLDQPKSFRPSQWIKEHSERQSLNRNSLRRQNLTRDCHSRQVKHNGWVVHQPCPRQYNY, encoded by the exons CAGAATTCAGTGAGAAAGAAGATGATGAATGGATTCTTGTTGACTTCATAG ATACTTGCACTGGCTTCTCAGCAGAAGAGGAAGACGACGACGACATCAGTGAAGAGTCCCCTACTGAGCACCCTTCGGTCTTCTCCTGTTTATCTGCATCTCTTGAATGCTTGGCTGATACAAGTGATTCTTGCTTCCTCCAGTTTGAGTCCTGTCCAATGGAGGAGAGCTGGTTTATCACCCCTCCCCCATGTTTTACTGCAGGTGGATTAACCACTATCAAAGTGGAAACGAGTCCTATGGAAAACCTTCTCATCGAACATCCCAGCATGTCTGTGTATGCTGTGCATAACTCCTGCCCCAGTCTTAGTGAGGCCAGCTGTGGAACTGATGAACTTCATAACCCAAGTAGTCCCAG AGTGGAAGCTCAGAATGAAATGGGGCAGCACATTCATTGCTATGTTGCAGCTCTTTCTGCTCACACAACTTTTCTGGATCAGCCCAAGAGCTTTCGCCCTTCCCAGTGGATAAAAGAACATAGTGAACGACAGTCTCTTAACAGAAACAGTCTTCGTCGCCAAAATCTTACCAGGGATTGCCACTCTCGGCAAGTCAAGCACAATGGCTGGGTTGTTCATCAGCCCTGTCCACGTCAGTACAATTACTAA